CCTTGATCGTTCGTTCTTACAATAATGACCCAGCGTTGGCAGTGGGGTGAGGGGGCGCGGGAAGGAGGGGGCAGGCAGGTGATCGGGGCGTTGGAACCAGACCAGCCGGGACCTGCCGGGTGCGTGGGGTGTGGTGGGGGCCAGGTCGGCCTGGCACCCACCCCGTTTCCTCTCCGAACCTCAGCTTGTTCAGCTAAGAAAGGGCAGCCGGGACCGGCCACCCTCCTGTTCACTCCGCTGGGAAGCGCCCTGCCGAACCTGCCTTCTGATCCCACGGGGAGCCTGCCCTGCAGCCAGGAGAGACCCCTGGAATCACTCAGCCTGGCTGCATAGGAATGCTGGGACTGGGGGAGCTGTGAGTGAGGTTCGGGGCTCCGGCCCCAACAAAACCACGTTCTCACCAGTTCTACAGCCCCAGGCTTTCCAGAGTTTCTCCACaaacaaataaagcaagaaaaactaGATTTAATCAGCAAATAAATACAGGAATAGCGCCGTCGGCCGGGCCTCCAGCATCAGAGCAGTGAACCCGCACTGCTAGCGGGCCTGGACAGCgcttgcatttttctgattattctttctttattaaggtataattcaTGTaccacaaaatttaccatttaaaagcGTACAGTTCCgtggtttttagtatatccacaatggtgtgcaaccatcaccactgtctaaaTCCAGAATGTCCTGCTGACCCCAAAAAGGAGCCCCGTACCATGAGCAGGCGGTCACCGTTCCTCACCCCGCAGCCCTCGACGAGCAGCGTCCCACCCCCAGTCTatctggatttgcctgttctgggcgTTTCATATTAAGAGGGTCATACGACGTGTGGCCTCCTCTGTCTGGCCTCCTTCGCGGAGCACAGGGTTCTCGGGTTCAGTGAGGGCTTCATTCCTCTTCTTGTTTCATTTCGTTTCGTGTCATCGCACGGATGGACCATGTTCACCTGGCGTGTCCACTCctctcttgatggacatttgggtggatTCTCTCTTTTTCGGCTGTGGTGAGCGGTGCTGCTGTGAGCATTCGTGTCTGAGTTTTTGTATAgaaatgttttctcttctcttaggGGTTTACATGGGAGGGGAGTTCCTGGGTCACGTGGAAACACTGTGTTTAATCAGTTGGGGGCTGCAGACCGTTTCCGCCGTGGCTGTGCCGTGTGCACCCCCCGCCAGCAGCGCACAGAGGTGGCGGTTCCCCCGTCCCAGCCGGCAGCTGCTCTTTTGATGGAAGCCATCCCAGCAGACAGGAGATGGTGCCTCAccgtggctttgatttgcatctcccCGGTGACTCACGATGGCGCCCGTCTCTTCTCATGCTTGTCGGCCATCAGGGTCGTCTTTGGAGAATCAGCTGTTCAAGCCCTCTGcccatttattagttttttttgtctttttgtgattgaGTGATGAGAGTTCTTCATACACTCTAAATGCTAGATCCTCAGATGTGCGGTTTGCAAACgttttctaccattctgtggaTTGTATCTTCACTTTCTTGACAAtatgaatgcattttttaaaagactaaatgtTGGCCCTAGGGTTTCCATAGACCAGCCCCTGATTTTCGAGGGTTCAGGCCGGGCTCTGCCTCTGGGGAGCTGTGTGGCCTCGGGACGTCAGCTCTGTGGGTTCATTTTTCTGTACCGTGGGGTGGAGGTGTTTGCTGGGATTGATGGGGAACTGTGGGTGAGTCCTGCCCATGAGAAGCACCAGGCAGAGCCCGGCCCGGCCTTGGGGGCCGTGAGACCACAGGTGAGGACGCAGCCCTGTGCGGCCCTGGTAACCCGCAGCCTGTCCCTCCCCAGCCAACAACATCTGCTTCTACGGCGAGTGTTCCTACTACTGCTCCACGGAGCACGCCCTGTGCGGGAAGCCAGACCAGATCGAGGGCTCGCTGGCGGCCTTCCTGCCCGACCTGTCCCTGGCCAAGAGGAAGACCTGGCGGAACCCTTGGCGGCGTTCCTACCACAAGCGCAAGAAGGCCGAGTGAGTGCGGGGCCGGGGGGCTGGCGTCCGGCCACCCTACGGCAGAGGGAGCTGGGCCTGGGCGGGCATGGGAGGGTCGGCGCCCACGGGGGTGGCAGAGATGGGTGCAGAGCCTGCTGTGCGATGCTGGCCTGTGTGAGATGACCGCTTCCTGATGAGACGGTGGCAGAGGGCGTCCTTACTCCAGTATTTCCATGTGCTTCCCTGACCCGGGCCGGCCTGCCCACCAGGTCCCTCGAATCGGGGCCTCTCAGCGTTTGAGCTCTGCTCTCGCCCCGTCCCTCTCCTCACTCCTGCGGGAGAAACGGCCCCTGTTCTTTCCGCCCCACGTTGTCCTCGTGAGTGTGTAGTCCAGGTCCTGTTTCCCCACAGAGACTCTGCAAAAAACACGGGGCCCAGAGGTGAAGGCAGCTCCAGGTGGGGTCACCCCGAGGCAGGGCAGAGCGGCTCCGTCCCCTCCCACACCCGTGCTCCCGCTAATGCAGCCTCAGCGCCGCAGCCCGGGCGGGTCCATCTGCAGACGCCAAGGTCCCTGCCGCAGTGTTTCTCTTCTGCTCCTCATGGCACGCGCCGGGCTCCCCAGAATCTGGCCTGGGCCCCCCGTCTCACGCTGGCTCCCCGCAGGTGGGAGGTGGACCCTGACTACTGCGAGGAGGTGAAGCAGACACCGCCCTACGACAGCAGCCACCGCATCCTGGACGTCATGGACATGACGATCTTCGACTTCCTCATGGGTACGTCCCGCAGGGGCACGGGGTCCCCGTGTCACTCGCCTTGCGTGGAGCGGATGCACGCAGGGCTCTGCAGGGCACACTCCGTGGCACGGCCCGGCTGCGGTCCTGTGGCCTGTGAAGGGGCCAGATTGCTTAGAGGTCACGCTGGCAGGAGGAGACGCCGCTCTGCAGAGCACAGAGGCCTCTGAGCTACGTGGCCCGGCTCCCCACGAGCTGTGACACTTTCTGCCTCTCTCCGCAGGAAACATGGACCGTCACCACTACGAGACTTTTGAGAAGTTTGGGAATGAAACGTTCATCATCCACTTAGACAATGGAAGAGGGTGAGCCTGTCCTCGCCCCTGCACACCCAGGGAAGGGCCGGCCACCTCCCAGCTACCTGCAGCCCACCTGAGACCCTGGGGACGGGGGGAGCAGACCCTCCAGTGGAGGGATGGGAATGTCGCAAAGGCCCATCTCAGAGCCAGATGCAGAGGGCGGCCCCAGGCCCCAACCAGGAGGGAGGGCCGCCCCGGGAGTGGGACCTCCGAGGCACAGGAATGCTGCAGACCAAGTCCCGGCAGAGCTGGTGTTACCTGGGAAACGGAGGCCAGGAGAGGCTGCTGGTAGGAAGAGCAGGACCGTGCAGAATAGATGGGCCTCTGCCTGCACGCGGTACCTGGAGCCAGCCAGCGGGGGATAGGCGGCCTCTGCGGCCGCTGCTGGCCTGCCACGGGGGGTCTTGGGCGGCGCTGTGAGACCCTGGTTACCAGGGAGGGTGACCCCTAATAAGCAAAGCATGGAGGCGAGTAACTCGGGCAGGAGGACGTCCATTCCCAGGCTCGGAGGCCTCAGAGAGATGGACTTTGGGCACTTCAATAGCTAAACTGTGGGCTGACGCTCCCTGGAGCCATCTCAACTCGGCTGCCCAGGACCCTTCCCCAGGCCAGAGGCCAGGACCCCACATACAGGGCTGGGGACAGGCGGGGTGGACCCACTGCCTGGGGTGCTGGAGATGGGCAGGGTGGACCCACTGCCCGGGGTGCTGGAGATGGGCTGGGTGGACCCACTGCCCGGGGTGCTGGAGATGGGCAGGGTGGACCCACTGCCTGGGGTGCTGGAGATGGGGCTGGGTGGACCCACTGCCCAGGATGCTGGAGATGGGCTGGGTGGACACACTGCCTGGGGTGCTGGAGATGCCCGGGGTGGACCCACTGCCTGAGGTGCTGGAGATAGGCAGTGTGGACCCACTGCCTGGGGTGCTGGAGATGGGGCTGGGTGGACCCACTGCCCGGGTGCTGGAGATAGGCAGTGTGGACCCACTGCCTGGGGTGCTGGAGATGGGGCTGGGTGGACCCACTGCCCGGGGTGTTGGAGATAGGCGGGGTGGACCCACTGACTGGGGTGCTGGAGATAGGCAGGGTGGACCCACTGCCTGAGGTGCTGGAGATAGGCAGGGTGGACCCACTGACTGGGGTGCTGGAGATGGGTGGGGTGGACCCACTGCCTGAGGTGCTGGAGATAGGCAGGGTGGACCCACTGCCTGGGGTGCTGGAGATGGGTGGGATGGACCCACTGCCCGGGGTGCTGGAGATGGGCAGGGTGGACCCACTGCCTGAGGTGCTGGAGATGGGCAGGGTGGACCCACTGCCCGGGATGCTGGAGATGGGTGGGGTGGACCCACTGCCTGGGGTGCTGGAGATGGGTGGGATGGACCCACTGCCTGGGGTGCTGGAGATGGGTGGGATGGACCCACTGCCCGGGGTGCTGGAGATGGGCTGGGTGGACCCACTGCCTGGGGTGTCGGGTACAGGCAGGTGGACCCATGGCCCAGCTCCCAGCCCAGCAGCCTGTTAGGAACCTTGTACAGGGGCCCTTGACAATTCTGCTTTTCTTCTGGAAGGTTTGGGAAGTATTCGCACGACGAGCTCTCCATCCTGGTGCCGCTACAGCAGTGCTGCAGGTACAGCCCCTGCCGGAGCCGGCTCCAGCTCCACCCTCCTCCCTACTGCGCAGGAGACAGAGGAGGCCAcagccttccccaccccaccccggccATCACATGGGAGAGAAAAGGCCCCGAATTCAACCACAGCCCTGAATTCAACCCACACCCTCACTCGGCGGCCTGGAGGCGCAGACCTCACCCGCCCACCACCCCAGGCCCATCCAGCTCGAGCCCCCTCGGGCCTCCACTCTGTGTCCGTCCTGCCACCCCAGTTACAGAGAGAGCTCGAGGCCAGGGCAGACGCCAGCTGAGACACAGGGACCCTGCTCCCGCACGCAGCTGCCGGTCTCTGCCACTGCCACCTTCTGCGGGGGTTCAGACCCCCTTTCCCCCGTTTCATGGCTGGGGACGCAGGCTTGCAGGGCAAACGCTTTGTACTTCTCTAAGGAGGCATCACAGCGCCCGTGTTGTGCGGATGTGCTGAGCTGGGGTCGGTCTCCTGGGTGAGTGGGCCGCCCTCCTCACCTCCCCATCCTCCTGGGTGAGCGGGCCGCCCTCCTCACCTCCCCATCCTCCTGCCGGGCCCCTCTGGGAAATACACCGGCCACCACATCCTGCAAGGGCACCCTCATCCCTTGTGCAGGTGAGAGGCGGCAGACCACGCCGAAGCAGGTCACACAGCCCGGAGGCTGATGAGGTGTTGGATCGCAGGCCCCTCTCTCGCGGTCTCTCTCGTCTCTGCCGTCTCtatctgtgtctgtctctgtctctctctctgtctcggTCTGCCTGTTTCTCTTTAtctgtgtctctttctgtctgtctgtctctgtctgtctgcctttctctctccctctctttctctctgtgtctctctttctctgtgtatgtctctgtctttttctctctgtctctgtccccctctttctctctctgtctctccccccaCTCTCTCGATCTCCCTCTCACTTTCTCTCGCTTTCCCGTGGGCAGGCATCTCCCCTGTCCCGTGCCAGGCCTGATGCCCCTCTCCTCCCCAGGATCCGGAAGTCCACCTACCTGCGTCTGCAGCTCCTGGCCAAGGAGGAGTACAAGCTGAGCCTGCTGATGGCCGAGTCTCTGCGGGGGGACCAGGTGGCACCCGTGCTGTACCAGCCGCACCTGGAGGCCCTGGACCGGCGGCTCCGCGTCGTGCTAAAGGCCGTCCGGGACTGCGTGGAGAGGAACGGGCTCCACAGCGTGGTGGATGACGACCTGGACACTGAGCACAGAGCCGCCTCGGCGAGGTAGTGTCCGCCGGCCGCTGCGCTGCCCGGGACGGAGACAGAGGCGCCGGACCTCCCAGCAAGCGCATGCGCCCGTCGTGAATTCAGTGAATTCAGAGGCAGGACGGGATCATCCGGAGTCGGGAGCTGCTGCCACAGGAGGCGAGGCTCCCCAGGTCTCATAGGACACATTTTGTCAGTGTTTGACCAGAAAAGCTTGGGAAGGAAGCGCTGTCTGTGCTCACGGACAGAGGCGGCCGGCGCCGGAGGCATTCCATCCTTTCTGTAGGGAAAGGAGCCTTTATttactattttgtatttatatttgatgaataagTATATAAACAGAGACGTGTACACAGATGCCAATCACCTACCAAACCAAACACGAGGACCGCCCTCCCTGGTTCTGGGGGCCCCTCAAGGCCAAGCTCACCCCTCAAGTGCTCTCACACTCGGGACCTAATTCAAGTAAAAaccctttctccttcctggggCCTCGGCTCCTGGAGGGCTGGAGGGTCTCGTCTGAGGACGGGAGGAGGCTCTCGCTGGACGTCTGGCCTGTGCGCTGGTGGACGGATGCCTACGTGGTTTTGGAGGACCCGATGACCAGGCGTCCTGCGAGTCCGCCCGCTGGCCTGCAGCACCCACCTCGGACTTGGCTGTGGACGGTTGGTGCAAGTGCATCCTGCAGGGCTGGCTGTGCGCAGCTGTGGGCTGACCTTTGCAGAGTTTTGTGGAATAGTTTGCAATGTCATAAAAGTGCAATAAAGGTACAGCAGATGTGTGTCGGCCTCACGGGGCGGGTCCCTCACACCCTGGTGTGTGGCTGCCTGTCCACCCCCTCTCCAAAGAAAAACCAGTCCTGGAACCAGGCATGGCCAGGAGTCGGCATTCAAGGTGGCCTGGACCCGAGGCCTGCTGGGGTCGGAGGGGGCTGCCTGCCAAGCCCTGGTGCAAACAGGCCAGGTGGGGCCCCACCTCCAAGGCAGGGCGGTCCGTCCTGGGTTGCTCTCAGAGGCTGGGGCCGCGACCCAAAGCTGCGGCGGCCCCGAGGGCAGCCCCTGTCTGTAGCCCTGGCATGGGCAGCTTCCAGTGTTCCAGCAGGACTGGGCAGCCATGCGTGGGGCAGCTGCCCCGGGGCTGTGGTGAGTGAGGGGCACCGTGAAGGGTGCCAGCCCCTTCCCACTGCTGGCCTCGGGGCTGCAGAGATGGGGCTGGGCTCCCAGGCCAGCATCTCCCCTGCTGGCACCATgtgaggggcagaggcaggagccaGCATGCTGGCTACCACCTGCCCAGCGTCACACGGCCCAGGAGCCCTAAGAAATCAGCTGTGGGGCCGGTCACTGTGGCCCCCTCTTCTAAGAGCCTCTGCATCCACTCACCTGTCCGTTCCACAAAGTCCCTGACACCCATTTGAGCTGtgccaggctgggtgcagcgggGCCTGAGAGACTCAGCTCTGTCCTCATCACCGCCGCCTTGCAGAGCAGCGGGAGACGCACAGTAAATGCACAGATGGGTCACAAACAGGGCCCTGCACATGGCAAGGAAGTCGGCAAGGGCAGAGGATGCGCCAGGCAGACATTGCGTGTGGGGCAGCCAGGGAGGTGCTGTGGCCCCTTCATCCACTGGCTGGAGCCGGCCCCCCCATGTCTCTCTCTGTTTGGGACTGAACCAAAAGAGGTGATTAAGTGGCGGGAGGGTTCGGGTGGTCCCGGTCCAATCTGACAAGAGCCCTTATGAGGAGAGGAGACACAGGGACGGCCCCGTGAGGACACGGAGAGGATGACATCCACGAGCCACAGAGAGGCctggaggaaccagccctgccgtGCAGTGACCTCGGACTCCAGCCTCTGGGACTGTCTGTGGTTGAAGCCACCCCATCTGTCCATGGTGCTGTCACGGCATCCTGAGCGGACTCATGCAGGCAGCCTCCAGGAGGGGCTTCAAGGGGCCCCATGAAGGACGGGAGGCAGTGATGCCAGGAGCAGGGCCGGAGGCGCAGGTGGAGAAATGCAGCGGCCGTGCCCACCCTGCCGCGTGGGGCTGGCCCAACAGTGCCAATGTCAAGACCCACAGCCATGATAGAATTAAGTTAGTGTTTAAACAGACATGCCCCGGAGTCTGGACTGATAGAGGGGAGTGCTCTGTGCAGAAGCAGCTGTCGCCATCATCCGGCCACCACCGCCAGGGTAGCAACCACAGGGGAGGAAAAGTGTGCAGATTCCAGGGCCTGGGAGAGACCAGCAGGACCTGCTGCAGGGCTGGAAGtgtggagaagagaaggagaaagtgtGACCTCCAGGATCTGACTTCAGCCACGGCATGGGGCACCCTTCACTGTGGGGTGTTGAAGGAAGACccagaggggcagggaggaggcgtGTGGTGTCCCTGCAGGCACCAGATGACAGCGGGGCTGGGTATAAAACATGGTGCTGCCAGCAAGGAGCTGGAACGTGGAGCCACAGCGAAGGGAGGAGGGTGCGCACGAGGCCTATGACAGCTCATGCACGGCTGGAGTCTGGGTAAGTGGAGGGGCAGCAAGGGTGGGGCTGATGGTCCAGACAGAGCAGACGACCCTTGCTGTCCACTATGGAAGGACACACAAGAACCATCATGCGTGTGAGAGCCTTTGGCATGAGAGACACAAAGCCACAGGGAAACACATGGTGTGGAGACTGTGCTGAGAGCAGAGATGCAGAGATGCAGAGACAGCAGAGATGCAGAGACAGCAGAGAGTGGACGAACGAGGAGGGTGTGGGGTGGCTGGGGATGGCGTGAGGTCCAGGGAACAGGAGGGGCTCTCGTGCACCAGCGTGGGTGGAGAAATCAAACAGGATGAAGCCTCGACAGAAAGAACAGGACACGAGACTGAGGAAGCTCCGAGAGAGCAGCGAGGGAGACCAGTGGctggaaaatgagaaaacaaagccACTGAGGCCCCAGCAGCAGCCCCAGTGCCAACCAGCAGGGGGCACAGGACAGAGAAGAGGAAGCGGCAGCAGCCCCAGCGCCGACCAGCAGGGGGCACAGGACAGAGAAGAGGAAGCGGCAGCAGCCCCAGCGCCGACCAGCAGGGGGCACAGGACAGAGAAGAGGAAGCCGCAGCAGCCCCAGCGCCGACCAGCAGGGGGCACAGGACAGAGAAGAGGAAGCCGCAGCAGCTCCAGCGCCGACCAGCAGGGGGCACAGGACAGAGAAGAGGAAGCGGCTGCAGCCCCAGCGCCGACCAGCAGCGGGCACAGGACAGAGAAGAGGAAGCCGCAGCAGCCCCAGTGCCGACCAGCAGCGGGCACAGGACAGAGAAGAGGAAGCGGCTGCAGCCCCAGCGCCGACCAGCAGCGGGCACAGGACAGAGAAGAGGAAGCCACAGCAGCCCCAGTGCCGACCAGCAGCGGGCACAGGACAGAGAAGAGGAAGCGGCTGCAGCTCCAGTGCCAACCAGCAGGGGGCACAGGACAGAGAAGAGGAAGCCGCAGCAGCCCCAGCGCCGACCAGCAGCGGGCACAGGACAGAGAAGAGGAAGCGGCTGCAGCCCCAGCGCCAACCAGCAGGGGGCACAGGACAGAGAAGAGGAAGCCGCAGCAGCCCCAGCGCCGACCAGCAGCGGGCACAGGACAGAGAAGAGGAAGCGGCTGCAGCCCCAGCGCCGACCAGCAGGGGGCACAGGACAGAGAAGAGGAAGCCGCAGCAGCCCCAGCGCCGACCAGCAGGGGGCACAGGACAGAGAAGAGGAAGCGGCTACAGCCCCAGCGCCGACCAGCAGGGGGCACAGGACAGAGAAGAGGAAGCCGCAGCAGCCCCAGCGCCGACCAGCAGCGGGCACAGGACAGAGAAGAGGAAGCGGCTGCAGCTCCAGTGCCAACCAGCAGGGGGCACAGGACAGAGAAGAGGAAGCGGCTGCAGCTCCAGTGCCAACCAGCAGGGGGCACAGGACAGAGAAGAGGAAGCGGCAGCAGCCCCAGTGCCGACCAGCAGCGGGCACAGGACAGAGAAGAGGAAGCCGCAGCAGCCCCAGCGCCGACCAGCAGCGGGCACAGGACAGAGAAGAGGAAGCGGCAGCAGCCCCAGCGCCGACCAGCAGCGGGCACAGGACAGAGAAGAGGAAGTGAGGAAATGGAAGAAGAGGGTTGACCTGAGCTGAAGGACATGAACTTCCACGTGAAATAGccccagggccgggcacagtggcgcacgcctgtaatcccagcactttgggagtctgaggcaggaggattccttgagcccaggagttcgagaccagcctgggcaacacagtgagacccaccccctccatctctacaaaaaatacaaaaattagccagacacagtggctcacacctgtagtcccagctgccccaGAGTCTAAAGCAGGAGGCTCActggagcacaggagttcgaggctgccgtgagctacgattgcaccactgcactccagcctgggcgacaggatgagactgtgtctcaaaagaagaaaaaaggaaaaactaatagttaaaagtaaataaatagtcCCGGTTTCCAGCAGAATAAAAGGAAGGTCAGCAGAAAGGCCAGGACGGCCTGAAGGAACTTCAGGGCTGGGACTGTGGGGTGGAGCCGTCCCTTCCGGATGCCGAGCGAACGGACCTCCCCGCAAAAGCACAGGGGTGAGGGGATGAAGTCATGTTCCACACACAGGATTTAGACACGGCTCATGGCCCATGCACCCGAAACCAGGATGTGCATcgaggagaaggaggaatgggGCACAGTGGGGCGGCAGAGGCCCCGGGGTGCTGACGAGAGGAGCCCCGAGGGGGACATGGAGACAGGAGCAAGAGGACCCTGCAGAGAGGGGCGGGTGCCCGCCCAGAAGAACAAGCCAGGGGAAGAGGTGGAGATCCTGGCACGGCCAGGACGCCGTGGCTCAGCCTTGAGTGCGGCCACAGACACATCGTAACAGGAGCACCCAACGTCATTTTTCCATCAAGAAGAAGAAGGCGATATCACCGTATTGGGGAAGGGAGTGTTTGAGTGGGGAGATGTTGAGCTGTGACGTAAGCCTGTTATTTGGAAACACGGAGGTaaatacaaaaaccaaacacGCCCAGCAAAACAaggaaggtgattttctctgggtCTTTGCCAGGGGCAGGAGGGGtaggaggggcaggaggggcaGGGCCTGCTGGGTTTCATGATTGCGGTGCTATTTCAGACTTTTTAAGCACTATTCACTGGTTTGATACAAAGTCAGAATGCAGTTTGACACCCACTAGCCGGGCCAGAGCTGACAGCCTCCTGGGGAGGGGTCAGCCCAGCCCCACGGCAGCCCTGGTGCACACCCACAGTGAGACCTGAGTTCATCTTTTACCTGCTTTGCTCCTCACAGTTACTCGGGGGTAGGAATTGTGGCCCCGTGTGCCCACGTCATAGTTGTGTAAACCGGGGCTTAGACAGTGGGTCGACTTTCTGGAGCTCAATACGGATAGTGCCTGCATGTGGACCCCGCCCGGACAGCCGCCCTCTTCCCACCTACCCGTTAACACCCATGCTGCATGCAAAGCCACCCACCCGCAGAAACAGGTGGTGCAGAGAGGGGGCGGGGGGATGAGACCAAGGGCTGaggaacaaaatgaagaaaaagggcTTTCAATTAAGTTCTTTCCCTTGGTGCAGGCTGCTTCCCACGGAGCACTAAGCTGCCACTTTGTCCGCAAGTAGGACAGTGTCTTGCCAGAGAGGCCGACGAGAAGCGTGGGGGTTGAAATTCAAACATGATTTTTTACAAACCAGGGGAAAACCTGGGATTTCACTTCACAGAATTGAGAGTCAGGAAGGGAGTGGCTCACAAGGGGGGCTTCTGCCTGGCGCTGGGACCCCCGCCCCTGAGCCATCGGGGCCGCGCACCTGGCAGAGACCACAGAGCTGAAGGTGGGCACCACTTTTCTCTGAattaaagtaaatgaatgaagaaataaataaatatatgaatgggGATTCGTGTGTGGCCTGGCCCTCTAGGGCCATGGGACAAGATCTGAAGAACAGGCTGCTGGGGAATGCGGGTGGTGGGCACAGCCCAGCCAGGATGCAGAAGCCTGCTCTGAACACAGAGGACACAGCCCACCCcagcccacagcccacagcccagcccagctgcagAAGCCTGCTCTGAACACAGAGGACACGGCCCACCCcagcccacagcccacagccGAGTCCGGCTGCAGAAGCCTGCTCTGGACACAGAGGACACGGCCCACCCcagcccacagcccacagccGAGTCCGGTTGCAGAAGCCTGCTCTCAACACAGGACACTGCCTGGCCCGAGACCACGTCACAGAAGGGCAGGGTTCCTGGCCCTCCCAGGGAGCTCCCTGGAGGCACCTGCGCCGTCCTCACCTGGGAGTGAGCTCCATATGCAGATTCCCGGGCCAGGTCCCCAAGCCCAAGTACAGAGGTTGGGGGCAGAGGCCTTCAGCTACCGAGGGTCCTGGATGCAGGGGCTCCCAGGCTGTCCTTTTGGGACTCACGGCTCAGCCCTTCCCCACCTCCTGGGGGGACCTCCCCGGAGTACCCTGACTGCACAGACACCCTCGGCACACCTGGCCTGCAGCCAGTCCGTTCCACAGAACCCCCAAGCCACTGTCCCCCAGGAGGGCCTTCACCAGGGCAGACGACAAGAGAAGGTTCCAGAAGCCTCTGCCTGCCCAGGTGGGCCTGAGAGGGGCGAGGAAGATGGATGGGCCCAGACCAAGCGATTGTCTGAGGAGCAGAGTTCCAGCTCCCAGTGTGTGGGGGATGCGGACATCTTCCTGTGCACAGAGGGCTCTGCTGACCCTTTCAGTGACAGGGGAAGGGCGCCTGCATTTGGAAGAAGGGGCTTGTAGCCGGCCGCCTGCTGGGAGGGCGTCCTCCAGAAGGGGAGGCATTTGCTCCTGCCCTCGCAGCTTGTCCTGAAGTAAAATTCCTCTCCTGGGAAAAGTGGGAGAGGAATTAGGAGAGCCCCAGGGCTGCTGCTGTGTGGGGTCTGGGCGTGGCGGTGCCCGCTGGGCCCGTACCAGCCATACCCTAGCCTAGGTTGCCCAGGTCGGCCACCCAGCTAGGCTACTGTGGGGGGCTCCGGCCAGCCGGCCCCTTCCCAGAGCGCCTGCCCCGCCCATCTCCGTGGGTCCCAGGGCTCGGCCATCCTGTGAGCTGGAGGGACCCGCAGGTCCGCAGGTGAGCGCAGGTTCCCGGGACACCTGCTCATGTCTGGTCCGCGTGCGTCACCTAGAGGACAGCCGGGGAAGAGCAAGAACCAGCGTCCGCGTGAGCGGCGGCCCCAGCCGAGAAGCAGGTGCCTTGTCCTCAGCGCCCAGGGTCAGCATGGCCCCACCGCCTCCCTCAGCCCGGCCCAGAGCCCAGGCCACATGGAGCTTGTGCAtctcctgctcctgcctcccCAGGACCAGCTCAGTCCTGGCAACTCCATAACTCCTGCCAGGTAACCGGGTTCTTCTCCTGTACGTC
The sequence above is a segment of the Homo sapiens chromosome 7, GRCh38.p14 Primary Assembly genome. Coding sequences within it:
- the LOC124901807 gene encoding G patch domain-containing protein 8-like, yielding MKPRQKEQDTRLRKLRESSEGDQWLENEKTKPLRPQQQPQCQPAGGTGQRRGSGSSPSADQQGAQDREEEAAAAPAPTSRGHRTEKRKPQQPQRRPAGGTGQRRGSRSSSSADQQGAQDREEEAAAAPAPTSSGHRTEKRKPQQPQCRPAAGTGQRRGSGCSPSADQQRAQDREEEATAAPVPTSSGHRTEKRKRLQLQCQPAGGTGQRRGSRSSPSRQPAGGTGQRRGSRSSPSADQQRAQDREEEAAAAPAPTSRGHRTEKRKPQQPQRRPAGGTGQRRGSGYSPSADQQGAQDREEEAAAAPAPTSSGHRTEKRKRLQLQCQPAGGTGQRRGSGCSSSANQQGAQDREEEAAAAPVPTSSGHRTEKRKPQQPQRRPAAGTGQRRGSGSSPSADQQRAQDREEEVRKWKKRVDLS